One Vigna unguiculata cultivar IT97K-499-35 chromosome 7, ASM411807v1, whole genome shotgun sequence genomic region harbors:
- the LOC114192610 gene encoding uncharacterized protein LOC114192610: MTTSSLRKHHGKVSQDSEPEEEEDLFEIDLEAVNCVSPPRFWESCCYTSTENVALLANCLLPKSDVSSAVPAVCSSAGNTNVVLIAEPTSLGEYLRLPFLGIIHQKMEPKFHFQFQR, translated from the coding sequence ATGACAACTTCTTCACTTAGAAAACATCATGGAAAAGTTTCCCAAGATTCTGAACCGGAAGAGGAAGAGGATCTGTTTGAGATTGATCTTGAGGCTGTGAACTGCGTTTCGCCACCTCGTTTCTGGGAAAGTTGCTGCTACACTTCCACCGAGAACGTTGCACTTTTGGCCAATTGTTTGCTGCCAAAATCTGATGTCTCAAGTGCTGTTCCAGCGGTGTGTTCTTCTGCAGGGAACACCAATGTTGTGTTGATTGCAGAGCCCACATCGTTGGGGGAGTATCTTAGGCTACCGTTCTTGGGGATTATACACCAGAAAATGGAACCCAAGTTTCATTTCCAGTTTCAGCGTTAG